The sequence ACGACCTCTTACTTCCAACTGCTCTGTAAAGCATATGTACTTTCACATACTACGTATCTGATTTGCAGCAGTTGGAAGCTGCCAGCCTTACTGGCAGGCACAGGCAATGGGGGGCGATATGGCAAATTCACAATAAAGATTCACTGTACAGAAGGTGATTGAATCAGTAATGTCAGTAGCCACTGAAATGGGCCCTAATGGGAAATGGAAAAACAAGGTCACTGGTGTAATatggttttaaaaataactatttaTTTGTGGCACCAGCAAATATAGTGGTACCTGATGAGAGATGTGAACACTGCAGGAATTTTCCTGTCAGAGACATATTTAATGGTTGGCCTGTAGTGTGAGCCgtgcatataaataaaatcaagatAAATGGAATAATGTGATACAAAGTATGAATTTGTAGTTAAAACTTATTCAATAAGTAGCTTGGTTAGGTTCAGAATATTAGTGTTATTGTGAGATGTTTCAGTGTTAATTGTTCAAAGTTACGTTTACGATTTACAATTTTTTGCCTTCCAATTCACTTTGAGTGTATACATACAGCACAAGTCCATTGCAGGCTATGTAGATCATCTTCAAATAAATAGTGGATGGACCACCGGGAAGCATTTGACATAATTTTCAATAGCTATGGCAATTGTCAATGATTCAGATCCAAGGTTTAATGTcaggttttgttgtgttgtttgtttctgttttgcattAAACATTTAAGCAGATTGTCTTCAGTTCAGTCTGGAACTATTTAAGAAAGTTCAGTCTATTGCTTGGTCAAACTGTTACATTAGGTGCAATAGGAAACTAAGCCTTTATTAGCACTGTTTGTAAGCCCTACAGCTGTCAGTCATAAACTGCATCTATAACTGTATATATAATCATTTCTGTAATGTTCTGGTCTTTAATAAGCTTTAATCCAGTATGTAATTTGCAGAAAGGACCATTGTCAGCTGTCACACATAAAACCTGGATAAACGCAAGAAAAGCCAAAGCCACATTGGTTTCTACTGCTTTACTATTCCTACTTTAACACACTTACTGCTCCTCGACAGAAATCCAGTCCAGGGTTGTCCAGCAGGGTGCGCTCACTCTCCCCTTTCTCCCCCACCAGGGTCACAAAGATGTAGTTGTTGGTGCCTGAATACTCTGAGGTACCAGTTGCTATTGTCACAGTGTAGACTTCCATCTAAgtaaggacacacacacacacacgcacacacacacacacacacacacacacacacacacacacacacacacacacacacagagagagagagagtatgtTGATGAATAAGTGTTAAACTGACAACACCTGTGCACTTGAAGGTAAAGCCTGATGCTCATGTTAATAGGAGGCATTTTGTGACATTAGTTTCAAATGATTAACACTCGAATTAGTCTATTCAacggatttatttattttaacggATTCATAAAATTAAGCCTACAGCTATTTAATCTCTATGGATAAACATCTGAAGTAAAATGTTCAGTGGGAACTGCCCAGCTGAGCCTCACCAGGAATTACAtcagtattaaaatatgtatgttcAGTCCTGTCACAGGAAGTAGTGGGTTGTTTATGCAGCTGGCTGAAAATGAGGGACATGGAGTTTGGGTTGGTGGGCGACTGTATAGTACATACGATTTAAAGCAAAACTATGTTTTAAAAGTACAGAAAGTATATTAGTACTCATAAGAAACAAAGTTAGATTCCCACACAGCTAAACTAATGTAACAAGATTATGTCCAGTTTGTCTTTCAAACCAACAACTAAATAAGGAAAGTATGGTTTAACTTTGCTGACATGTTCAGAGCAtcatctgacgtgtgatgaCTTGTCCTTTTTATCACCATAGACCATGTGGCcaatctgacagatctgtcagaatctgtcagataggccacgccccccgctgTCCGGTGCTCTCTGggggatggagtcccaggtattagagggtgttgGGCCCCTCGTCCATGGAACTGCTCGCCCACTTCCTcatctcgatggcctccttgatccatcgtttgTACTTGTTGGCCTCCGATGTTATGATCctcccctgtcccagtccatgatgtgattatttcttttgcagtcatccgtgatggctgattttttgttttcttgatcagccttttctttttgtgtttgtgtgagtcgtccaaatgtttccttttcacattctgtctggtgttcctTTTTTCTAGTGTTGTATGATCTACCTGTTTCACCAATGTGTGTTCTCGCATGATTTGCACAGAATTTCATATATGATGTATTTATTGTCcagttctgttttgtcttttggatgAACGTCTCTGCTCTTCAGATAAAAGTCCATAGGagttttaccaaaaaaaaagaaaatgttttttaatttgtttaaaaagtaccattttgtttatcagctgatctaTGGTCTGCTACTTAACAGTTAACACGAGCAAATGTGTTACACAGCCCCCAACAATAACAGATCGGCTGAGACGGCAgcattaaaataacagtttacaggaaacctacACAGACGGACCAGCActtcctctggacatcagaacatccccaCTTAGCAGTCGACGCACGTCAGCAAGGCAAAACCATACTTTCCTTATTTAGTTGTCAGTTTAAAAGTAACGCAGTTCTATAACTTTAGTTTAACTTCTACTGCTAAATTTTACCTTTTCTAAAATTGTCAGCTATGACCACAGCAAGATGATGTCAACTACAAGACATCACTGACACACTCCACAGTAGTGGGTGGTAATAATGCGTTATTTAACCTCCTTGTCTATCATTCCAGGTAGGTAGCCTCAATTAAACTCTAGAGGGCTAGTTATCAGCTGACTCTTTCAAATTTGTTGTTTACCATTTCAGCTTTGTGCATAATGGCATGGCTGAAATACAGTTAAGATTGTTGTATGCAAGCTATTCCATTATCTAGTTCTATATAGATAGATACATTATATTGATAAAAGTATTGGGACGTCTGCCTTTACATGCACATGAACTTTAATAACATCAGACTTTCCACAAAGTCTAGGAATGTGTTTATGGggatttttgaccattcttccagaagcgcatttgtgattTCAGGCACCGATgctggaccagaaggcctggctgtcagtctccgctctaattcatcccaaaggtgttctatcgggttgaagtcaggactctgcgcaggccagtcaagttcctCCACAACAAACTCgctcatccatgtctttattgACCTTGCTTTGTGTACTAACGTCAGTCATGTTGAACAGAAGGGGCCGTCCCCAAACTGTTCctacaaagttgggagcatgaaATTTTCCAACAACTGGTTACGCTGCAGCATgaagagttcctttcactgaaACTAAGGGGCCAAACCCAACCCCTGTAAAATAACTCCATACCACAATACCCCCTCCACCAAattttacacttggcacaatgcgtTCAGGTAAGTACCATTCTCCTGGCCAAACCCATGCCTAGGTGCTcaattttatacacctgtggccatggaagtgattggaacacttGGATTCAATTATTTGGAGGGGTGTCCCAATCAGTGTAGTGtgtatctatacaccacttaattctCTGTAGGGTcatgtggggggctggagtctatcccagttgactggGGACACACTGGACAGGTCGCCAATCCATTGCAGAGCCAAATAGAgagactcacattcacacctacaaacaATTTGGAACCACCAATTAACCTTAGCATGTGGTTGGACTTGGGCATGAAGCCGGAGCACCCAGGGAAAagccatgcatgcacagggagaacatgcaaactccacacaggcTGAGAAATGAGcccaggaccttctagctgtgggGCAACAGTGCCAACCACTATCCAGGTATTCTTCAAAAAAGGAATAAACTGTATTAGTCACGTACTTTGTGACTGCCAGGCTGATATAACAGTTTCCTGGTAATGTGCAAAGCAACCTGATGCAAATGAGCTGATAAAACAAACAGATACGTGGCGTGAAGCAAATTTGAAAGTCCTTACACCCGTGGCAGCATGTGACTGAAACCAGCTGCTGTGAGCATCATGAGATATAATGTACTTGAATGTCATGTCCATTTTGACAGTACTGTAGCACATATGTTAACTTGCGTCATGGTACAAGTTGACAGATTGTACACATTTTTCCCATGATATGCAGTCAAAATTAATTGACCCATAATGACTCTGGAGAATCTGGGACACTTGAAGATCTAGGATGCTGCAACAGTTGACTGTTTTGATCTGCTCCTAATCCAACTTCATGTCCTGAACCAGAGCAATCTGGTAAGATTATATGGCAGAAAGGTGAATTCAAAACATGTGTACGAGACATTTCCATaaattgctgtgttttgttcttgttgtgtACTTTGAACCAGCATGTGACCTCTGCCccaacaaagtgtaaaaaggaAGTGAAAAGAAGGTGGTACACATTGTTGTTTAGTAAAAGGAGGATAGGAGTTTGCTGATATGGGGCAGAATGAAAAGATGGCCCAGAGTCTTTAAAGGCTACATGGAGAGAGGTCGTACAACATCAAAAGAAACTCCAAATACACTGTAGCCACTGTACAAGAGTTTTTGGAGAAGAAAAGTGTAAGTGAAAACCTTGGGCAGTTGTGTCCCTTGAATggaatccaatagaacacctgTGGAATATTTCAAAGTGATAAGTAGGGCAACAAAGCATGTATGAAAAAAGGCAGAACATCTCCTCACACACCTGTGAAACATTCATGTCATGTAACATtcatgtcatcaaaaataaaggtgaacacactaatataaaaaaataatgataattttaaaaaggattttCACAAAGGAATGAAAATGCTCATATTTGATAATGGAGACCGGAACAAAATTTCATATCAATGAAATCAAATTTAAAGTCTTTTATGGCTTCACCTCTAATATTAAGCTATTTAACTAAAAAATAACTTTGTGGACGAAGAGCATACACATTAGAACTTGTCCAGAGTAAATAATGACAGTTTGCTGTACAAGATTGCAATCAGTTGTAATAAAGTGTCTGAAGAattaaacaacagcaaaacacacacacacacacacacacacacacacacacacacatgcacagaaaccCTACCTTGGCACAGTGTTTTGTTCACAGCTTGGTATCACTTCGCTGTCTCTCTTTTCCTGTAGACTTCCTTTggttctgtttgtatttttgcactTAATTCTCTTGTTATCTCAAttctgcattttgtttcttctctttttctcaccGTTGAAATAACTCACAGGACTCTGCTTTCTACAGTTTTCTAGCCAATGTGGCATTTCTGCATGCAAAAATCCTCTTCTGCTTCTGTAGTCAGTTTGAATCTTTTCAGCAGGACTTTCTGCAGCCCACTCACTGCCTcacagctcctcctcttccctcacTCAGTCTTCtacatacagagagagagagagagtaagtgagagagagaaagaaagagagacatagagaccgAGGAAACTAAAAAAGTGAAATTGGGTCATTATCTGTGGCGCACAGTGTCAGATAAGATCCATATTACATAGCAGCATACCAGCAGCACCTGTGAAACCTTCTTATTCAGAAACAGAATTTCATGAATTACAGTGTTACAAGTTAAGAAATGCACTAAAGTTAGGGGGACATATGAGATAAAGTAACTTTAGAGTGACATAGAGGAAACTTCTCCTTATGCAACCCGgggattttttcattttggctgTTAACTTCGACTTGCTATTGCACCCTCTACTAAATACCTAAACCAGCTAAATAGAATTAGAAGTCTCCTGATCAGTTCACACAGCCAGCTGTATGTTTCTCAATGTTGGGAATACACATTCCTGAATTATAGAGCTCATATGTTCTAACACCACCACAGATATCACATCATTTTGGCACAAAGTTACATTTGGTCCTAACTTGCTTACTTGTGTTCCTGCAGCATCTTTTGTagtgaaaaaaaagatatttaagtcatcatttattattttttccaaagCTACCTGATGCATTTACACATCACAATTCCATCTGACACACTGAGAAGAAGTACCTTGCATTTTGTACTGACACAGTTACATACCGGTACAGGACAATGTTACACTACACCATTGTTAGGGTCCATGTACAATAGCCCTGCTGGTGAAACCTGTACAAGTGAAAACATTTGAGTATACAGTGCACAAACCACAGAAAACTGCAAGAATTAGAATGTGTCATGTACACGCTATTGAAAAGTTGACAGCCTTAGTGGTTGATACTGAAGTTTAACTTTGGATGACCTCGaaaacacacaggatgctcagtAGCTACTGTTGTAGCACACAGCGCAATTTGTGTGCAGAAAGGTTAACTTGGTACTGTGGACTCTTGCTACACCTATGGCAGCACAACTCCATGTGTTGGATGACATTTCCAGTACAAGAGAGCACCTGGGCAACAGCCTTTTCAACAGAGCTTCCCCCAGATTTATAGTGTCATTTGGAAAGACACATCACTAATGAGGGAGGCTTTATTATCTCATTGTTTTGATCCACTATCTCTGGGAAGATAATCAGTATTGCTATAGGCTGTAATGCTCGTGGGATCTGTGGCTCTGTAAGCAAGACAACAGCTCCTGCTTTGATGTCTTCAACTGGTGCCACTTACTTTGGGTTTGGAGGCTAGAAAAAATATGTCTGATGAAGTATATTTAGTAGTATATTTCAATATCTCTTAGCAGTTTACCCTATACCAGTTCTGCTTCAGAGTTCACCCTGAAGCAGAACTGGTTTAGAGTAAACTACCTGGTGGCAGGGAGCTGTCATGTCATCTTATGAACAAGGAGCTAAGGTCCCCAAGGTCAGCGTCAATTTTTTTAGAATATATCGTGTGGGTTTTGCATTCAGGATACCCTTGATTTCTGAACTTTGTTCCTCGTGGTTTGAGTAGAAGAAGGAGGGAAGATAGGAGGATACCCACAACTTCACCATCCTCAACAAAACTCTCATCATTAGCTTCCTCACCATCAAAGACCTCTTCACTGCACCACCTTCCACCTGAAGACCAGCTATATCCACATTCTTGTCTTCAGAGGAGatacatacaccgatcagccacaacattctgaccactgacaggtgaagtgaataacagcgatcatcttgttataatgtaaccttctgctgggaaaccatgagttctgacattcatgtgggTTCCACGCTCCCCAGATCCAagtcttactgagcatctgtgggatgtgtcagggggctgcacagtggggcGGTGGTTAGtgctgtcgccttgcagctagaggatccctggtttgcgtcctggcctgggcctgggatctttctacatggagtttgcatgttctccctgtgcatatgtggggtttctctgggttctccggcttcctcccacagtccaaagacatgctgagttTGATTGgagattctaaattgtccgtacatgtgaatgtgagcgtgattgtttgtctgtgtgtagcCCCGTGATAGACTCGGTTGCTCCTCCTTGGGGTTCCCTTTCATGTACATCTGCTGTAAACTGCTTTGGCAGAATATATTTATCTTTCTCTgtgcatgaataaaatatatctgaatctgaaaaaaagactgatgacctgtccagggtatcCCCTACCTTCACTCTCAGTCAgcagggatagactccagccccccatcaccctaatgaggattatgtggtgtatagatgatggatggatggaagttctTCCCaatctgttgcagaagttcccataaatgtgtggcacttgcaggttgctttgctttcactcttctgtttgtttcatcCCAAATCAGccccatggggtttaagtctggagactgtgctagccactccatgttttctagcttaccatcttgttcttttagGTTAGGGGGTTAGGGTTAAAAGCACCAAGTGTCCTGTATGTATGCATACAGTAGAGTTGCATATATGTATGTGGCACCAACAGTTAACCGTGGTTCACTGTTGGTACCACATACAGTGATGAACATACTGCACTACAGTGTAGCAAATACTAATTTGCGGTCTGTCCTTCCACATGATAGGCACTATGTCTTTCTTCGACGTTAAATAGTAATACTTTTGTGGAGTGTGGGCTGAATGCAGTTGGTTAGCCAATTATGAATTCATGAGGACAAGAGGACTCTGCAGGCCCAAAATGCTATAGAACATGCACAGCTGATCTGGTATGATTTACTCTTTGGAAGTATTTTCTTTATGGCAATGTATAACTTTGAAGCATGAGAGAACCTGGTGAAAATCCATACAGCTATTACTTGTTTTAATTCCTTGCTTCAGAACCACATACCTACTCATGTTCTGTACTAAACAAAGGAACTTGTCTTGAGTGCGTTCTAACCAATGCCCCTGACGGCAACAAGTTTTTTAGATTAGTACAAATTATGCAATCCTCTCATTCACCAGAACATCTTtgcaacaagaaacaaaacaaaaactacttaCGGAAAAAGTGACAGGAACTTACTGTTCTCcaaatacattttatacaaaACTAGACGGTGCATAAAAGATCAGCTCAAATCATGTGTCTAACAAATTCCAGTCATATGTCGTTTGTCCACATGCAGCTAGTATTTATGGAAGTAGGTCACATTTGACAGTCAAATCAGTTCACCCAAATGATAAAAGATACGTTTTCTCATTCCTGTCTTGTAGTACAGTATCTGTCTGGTCACGGtgtacattttgtttgttcaaTCTTTCAGATGCCTGTCTGACTTGACCTAAAAACCATGGACATGAATGAAATTTAGTCATGTAATTACAAACATcattaaatgcaaaacattaaaGCAGTGGGGTTGAATAAAACCAATTACTGTtctgataattaaaaaaaagtaaatttcagAGAAACAATGTAGTGTATGTAAGTTctgacagaattttttttttaatataagaaAACATATGACagttgacaaaacaaaaagaccatGAAAGACATAGAAATTAAAAAAGACCATACACTTACTGTAAGATAATGTGTACTGTATACAAGAACAAAGGCTATCGTCCTGCTTAATTCAATTCAGAGAGCTTTGCCTCCATGCCAGGCGACTTCACTTTACTTCATGTACAGGTAGCTGGGTGGTGCGACAGTAAAGAGTCAGACTCTCCTTTCCATATCCCACAGAGTGCAGCCAAAACTTGCCAAGattgttaaaaaatacaacacagaaaCCAGAGGCCACAATCTAACAGTATAATTGGAGCAATGTGAAGCATGACTGAATATGGAATGAATAACACGGAGTTACTGTATGAGGTAACTAAACCTTGTGACTAATGATACAGTATTCTAGCAGTATCTGCTGCATACATACTAACTTCAATCACATCAGTTCAGGGTGGCAAATATTCATGAGCAGTTTGATCCAGTGGCACCGTCTTCATCATCAGGTGGGCAGGCAACAAAGTCAGCCAACATGGAGGCCATGGCTTCATCATGGAGCTGGAGGACAAACAGAAAGCTGTCGTTTTACATGTGTTTGATGATGATATCTACTTGAAGGTGGTTTATGGGAAATGTTACAATTACACTTTAAAGTCACTTAATGTGACTACATGactagaatatatatatatatatatatatatatatatataaccctaaccctatatatatatacgtgtgtgtgtgtgtgtgtgtgtgcgatttTATCGTCTTTCACATGATTCTTATGATTCAAGTAATGTTTCCAGAGGACCTGAGTGAATAGATAACTGTTGAATAGATATAGATATGTATTCCTGTGGCAGCGGTCACTGAATCAGTAACTGCTTATTGTTTTAAGGTAATAAGGAACAATGCTTCTGAATAGTACAAGTAGTAGTTTTGCAAAGGTACATAGAGAAGGGTGTAATGGAGAGGTCACAGGTAGGTCACAGTGGCTTGCAGAGTAGTAAAAATACTCATCACCCAATTTCAAAACAATGCTGTACTTGAAGCAAGGTTGTTcttggttttagttttttcattctTCATCACTTGACAGCCACAAATGATAAGAGATGAATCTAAACTCCTCCTAGCCACTGTGTACTGTGCATCTTGTCATTGTTCTCTGTATTTACTCTGAACAATCTAGTCTATGAATGCAGTGGCTTGTTTACACTGTCACTGGGATAAATCTGATTTCTGACTCCTCATCCTTTTTCTTCAtagcttttacatttttacatgttctgACTCGCTAGGTTACAGCAGTAAGTGTACCAGGTAAACACTgtctttatgtttctttttattggTATTCCTCTTGGTAACAGCTTTTTGGTAGAAACCTTTTTTTAGATAATCACTGCGAAAATAGGGAATTGTAAAATAAAGGGCTCAAACCTGGTTTATGACAATGACATGCTTGTGTTATGTTTACACTGTGCTATGATTTGTACTGGCCTGTGATGTGGATTGGTTGGACATGATTTTGAGATTGTTCGCATTTCaaattacaaatttaaatgGTGTCCTAGAGTCAGAGAATAGTCCTGATAAACTGGTGGTTATGTTAATGATTCAACATAGACTTAAATAATCACTGGCATATGTACAAAAGAACAAGTTGGTCTaaatttttacctttttcttcTCAGTGCTTTGCtctgcttcttcctcttgttgcccctcctctctcttcctctttacACCTTTGCCCTCCTCTCCATCACTgccctcttctcttcctcccgCCTCCTGCTGTTCTGTatccattttgtcttttttcaaatCAACTGTCTCCTCTTGCTCTTTAGTATTCAGGACTGCAGAGGGTTCAGGATCTGCTGGTGTGTCTTCTTCAACAGCTACTACCTGTTCCTCCTGGGGACTGGATGATGGCTGGTTATCACTCACACTGGCTTCCTGTGCAGGTTCAGCTGCTGACTCCTGTTGAGTTTAATAGATTCAACTTTAGGTGGagaaatctgttttcttctgacaacaaaataataacaatattaccTCCATTAGTGCAATAGTGGgggaacaaaaacacataattgAGGAAGGTCTAATAATACTCAGTATCTTAATATGTATAGACATTCCTGACCTCCAGAGACAATCTAGAACCCAGAGTTGGGTGAAGAGATCCATATTAATTatgattaataattaaaaaaaaaaaaaaaacaatggcgTGCACTGTACATGTCTCcaatttacaatttcatttagcagatgctttcaTCCAAAGctacgtacatctgagagtagatacaacacaaggtTAGTAGGCAGAGCAGCACTAAAGAACCACCGATATCCTGTTCCAAAGTCAGGGGTGCTAGTCACTGAGCTATCCAGCTGCTCCAGTGTCAACAACCCCACAGCTCAGTCGACAAGTTGAGTCATTTAAGTGCAACGCTCTGTTTCATCCTAACTATGtgtgttaaaatgtgaatattctgTCAGAGGGAGGTTGGGAGAGATCTTGCCCTTTGGATTTTGCAGGtattaaacaaatgaaatacaatAATCAGCTTTAGAAGTCTAGTCGGccgattttgttattgttggaCATAGTCAGTCTTCCTATTTCCTTTGTTCTGAATTACCTGCTTCAATGACTAGAATGTAACTTACACTTAAAACTGTGAGAAAATTTTGGTGATTATACATCAACTACCATTTCAACTTCTTTCAATAAACACCTCCAAACATTTTtagcttttccttttttcttgtgtttgagaGTACtgtaacacattttctcattagTGTGGTTCAAATGTGAGTTTTTGAAGTTGTGGTAACTACCTGTGgactctgattggctgtctgtTCTTCTGAAGCAGCTGCCTGCTCGTTCTCTTTAGCTCCTTGCTCCCATGAACTTGCCCCCTCCTGCAACCCTGCACCTGttcctccaccctcctcctcaGTCTCCTCCCTCTCATCCAGTGCTCCTCCAGTCACACACAGGATTTGTGGCATGGTGGGGTCATTCATTTTTTCACTgtcatcctcctctcctccttctccttcccgCGCCTCCTCCAGGACTCCAATGCTCTCCACCTCCTGCACCTTCATCCTGTCATCTGCAAACAGTGCTCTGCTGGTCTGAATCTCCTCTATCCCTCCTTCAGCGTCTCCCTCCACATTAAAGCCAGACATCCCTCCTTCATCCACTGCTGCTCGGAGCACCTTCCCCTCCGCTATCCCCGCCTCTCCTCCCTTGTCCTCTCCTCCCTCTAGTGGAGGAAtgtccccctcttcctcctcctcctcctcttcctccaggtCTTCACCCTCTTCTTCATCATAGTCCTCATATTCCTCCCCATCATAAAATTCATCCTCAGCTAAATCGctcacttcctcctcttcatcttcctcatccatcccttcctcctcctcctccaactcTTCATCGTCCTCCATGtcttcctcgtcttcctcctcgtcATCCGTGCTGTTGATGTTGATGACGGCTGAGTCTTCGTTGCTGGTGGGTGCTGGAGGATGCTGATGGAGGTGTCGTCCCTGCTGACTCAGCTGATTCTGCAGCTGGTGCATCTGGAGTGGTAGACCCATCTGGCTGGGCTGGCCTGGTGTGGAGGGCTGCATTAGCATCTGCTGGAGCTGGGGTCTGCCAGGCATCGAGTCTCCCAGTCCGCCAGGTGGACCTGTGAGTGTGCTAGAAGTCAGAGGTGGAACCAGGGAGACGACTGAGGCactggagggagggaaggagttGATGGGGGTGGTGGAAGTGGTGAGGAGGGGAGAAGAGGTGGCCAGGTCATTTGGGAGAGAGGTCCCTTCTACtgtggttgttgctgctgtggTGGGGACCATGGTGACAGATTCTCCTCCTGGTAGTGTGACACTAGCGCTACCTGGTACAGCAGAGAGTATGTTCTGCGAGTTTGCTGCTGTGTCTTCTTGCTGGTTCTCCATATTGAGCATTCCTGGAGGAACGATCACCACACTGTCATCTGAGTCACTTTCCAAAGAGATCTCTACATcttctgtttcctctttgtCATATCGGACAAACACAGGTCTctgaccctctggaggacccaGTCCAGCAGAATCTGgctggtggtgtgtgtgtggagacagGATCATGTCTCCTGGAGCAGGGGTCTGGCCTGGCAGTCCAGGAACCAGGGAGAGGTGGTTCTCCAAAGAGCCCAGCAGGGAAGTGGGGCCCAGCCCAAGAGAGTGGCGGGTGGGAAAGGGAGGACCAGGAGTAGGACCTCCTAGGAGGGTTGGTAAAGTGAGTCCGGGAGCAGGTCCCTGGGAGGAAGGGAGCACTGGAGCAGTATGAGTGGGTTTCAGAGTGAGGGGTGGTAAAGGGAGGGCAACAGATGGAGTGCGGGGGTGAAGGATTGAGTTACAGATAGTCAGAGCCTCAGCACAGAATGACGAGACCTGAAAACATGAGGGCGGGGGGatagaaaatcattaaaaattgttaactggcagacagaaaaacacctgCCACAAATACAAAGACAGTAAATAACGCTTACTGTGTACTGTTTGACCATGTCTCATCCATTG comes from Amphiprion ocellaris isolate individual 3 ecotype Okinawa chromosome 23, ASM2253959v1, whole genome shotgun sequence and encodes:
- the pelp1 gene encoding proline-, glutamic acid- and leucine-rich protein 1 is translated as MATSTWLHGPSAMRLTEGLVSVLKEQRPEYLPALLANYREHGVFPTQGAGAVGGLVGFSNAKLGSSKTRFEGLCLLAMLVKDSSSDLFQQHCLSWLRSLQQVIQSQAPVQTIQLAVNILKDLLHYSSQLPELTREVGLNSVLGILTTLLGLKTECELAAMEGMTACMTYYPRACGSLRDKLGAYFLSKMDSSNRKTQEMACQCYGRLPCLGGLLDRGVGAGRAEGWTNQIHCLLASANALLAQIYQGAETDGAVQYQGPGVELSFPHLDQTDPLLLLQLQHRYTAVSLALKHTLRVDPASAVRVPVRPILNLVCRALAVSSKSINLTGDGSVRLLVLPIIHTDTLEILSSLITVVRRGMVQYAAVLQKLFSQTLSAWTPLPEASVGQQRAYSSVRVSVYKTLELWVQVAGASANILQGSPSHSELLFGHLLGDITPGAESVKLRAGLSADVVPGGKPGPRRTKQLVMADAVGPSLQRKGDLLANQDTCLSALRGLTQIIQTSGTLLKDDIHKRLHDVVLPLCVRLQQQQCSTSTACESAWGISGQYSSATTRQELYRLLLALVLVPSPCWPPPLTCAVSILSNGRTDRNLKVSSFCAEALTICNSILHPRTPSVALPLPPLTLKPTHTAPVLPSSQGPAPGLTLPTLLGGPTPGPPFPTRHSLGLGPTSLLGSLENHLSLVPGLPGQTPAPGDMILSPHTHHQPDSAGLGPPEGQRPVFVRYDKEETEDVEISLESDSDDSVVIVPPGMLNMENQQEDTAANSQNILSAVPGSASVTLPGGESVTMVPTTAATTTVEGTSLPNDLATSSPLLTTSTTPINSFPPSSASVVSLVPPLTSSTLTGPPGGLGDSMPGRPQLQQMLMQPSTPGQPSQMGLPLQMHQLQNQLSQQGRHLHQHPPAPTSNEDSAVININSTDDEEEDEEDMEDDEELEEEEEGMDEEDEEEEVSDLAEDEFYDGEEYEDYDEEEGEDLEEEEEEEEEGDIPPLEGGEDKGGEAGIAEGKVLRAAVDEGGMSGFNVEGDAEGGIEEIQTSRALFADDRMKVQEVESIGVLEEAREGEGGEEDDSEKMNDPTMPQILCVTGGALDEREETEEEGGGTGAGLQEGASSWEQGAKENEQAAASEEQTANQSPQESAAEPAQEASVSDNQPSSSPQEEQVVAVEEDTPADPEPSAVLNTKEQEETVDLKKDKMDTEQQEAGGREEGSDGEEGKGVKRKREEGQQEEEAEQSTEKKKLHDEAMASMLADFVACPPDDEDGATGSNCS